In Campylobacter concisus, a genomic segment contains:
- a CDS encoding sugar transporter codes for MISVHRVAYLRVIALAFCAFIFNTTEFVPVPLLSDIAKDFDMSTADTGLIITIYAWSVTILSLPLMLLTANLERRSLLLKVFIVFVVAHTLCAFAWNFKILIIARLMIAIAHAIFWAITASLAVRLAPINKSSQALGLLALGTSLAMILGLPLGRILGDALGWRVTFGLIGIFAVGVGVWLYKILPLLPSKNSGSLKSLPEIARNGLLMVVFLLTAIIISAHFSTYSYIEPFAKDISGFSGKFITIFLLIFGVAGIVASWLFSKFYKLIPNAFSAISIMLILCCLLLLNFIAKNEVLMLVLAFIWGLGIAGVNMSFQIKVLNLASNATDAAMAIFSAIYNIGIGAGALIGHQTIVHLGEQNIGNVGSFFATSGLIIFLFAVSKIKRV; via the coding sequence TTGATAAGTGTTCATAGGGTGGCCTATTTAAGGGTTATAGCTCTTGCTTTTTGTGCTTTTATATTTAACACTACTGAGTTTGTTCCAGTACCACTTTTAAGTGATATTGCAAAAGACTTTGATATGAGCACGGCTGATACTGGCCTTATCATTACGATTTATGCGTGGAGCGTCACTATACTCTCTTTGCCACTTATGCTTTTGACTGCAAATTTAGAGCGAAGATCTCTTCTTTTAAAGGTTTTTATCGTATTTGTTGTAGCTCATACTCTTTGTGCCTTTGCTTGGAATTTTAAAATTTTAATTATTGCTCGGTTGATGATAGCCATAGCGCATGCTATTTTTTGGGCTATCACTGCTTCACTTGCTGTTAGGCTAGCTCCGATAAATAAAAGCTCGCAAGCTCTTGGATTGCTAGCTCTTGGTACATCGCTAGCGATGATACTTGGTCTGCCACTTGGAAGAATTTTAGGTGACGCACTTGGTTGGCGTGTGACCTTTGGACTGATCGGAATTTTTGCTGTTGGTGTTGGAGTTTGGCTATATAAAATTTTGCCACTTTTGCCAAGCAAAAACTCAGGCTCGCTTAAAAGCTTGCCAGAGATTGCAAGAAATGGCCTTTTAATGGTCGTATTTTTACTAACGGCAATTATCATAAGCGCGCATTTTAGCACTTATAGCTACATTGAGCCATTTGCAAAGGATATTAGTGGTTTTAGTGGCAAATTTATCACTATATTCTTGCTTATATTTGGTGTTGCTGGTATCGTGGCAAGCTGGCTTTTCTCTAAATTTTATAAGCTCATTCCAAATGCATTTTCAGCAATTTCTATCATGCTTATTTTATGTTGCTTGCTTTTGTTAAATTTTATTGCTAAAAATGAAGTTTTAATGCTAGTCTTGGCCTTTATTTGGGGGCTTGGCATAGCTGGTGTAAATATGAGCTTTCAAATAAAAGTGCTAAATCTTGCCTCAAATGCAACTGATGCTGCAATGGCGATATTTTCGGCTATTTATAACATAGGCATCGGAGCAGGGGCGCTAATAGGGCATCAAACGATAGTTCATTTAGGCGAGCAAAATATCGGCAATGTTGGTAGTTTTTTTGCCACAAGCGGACTTATCATATTTTTGTTTGCAGTATCTAAGATTAAAAGAGTTTAA
- a CDS encoding DUF2325 domain-containing protein, with the protein MSVLVIGADEITPIKAVLHDLGAEKIEHWDARNENRVNRKPIPQDTECVVMLTSFLNHNTMKTIKTQAKKRNIPIVCAKRSVSCVFCEYCKVFGLDKEFGCKE; encoded by the coding sequence ATGTCAGTTTTAGTTATCGGTGCAGATGAGATAACGCCTATCAAGGCAGTTTTACATGATTTGGGAGCTGAGAAGATAGAACACTGGGATGCTAGAAATGAAAACCGTGTAAATCGCAAGCCAATTCCTCAAGATACCGAGTGCGTGGTGATGCTAACTAGTTTTTTAAACCACAACACTATGAAGACTATTAAAACTCAAGCAAAAAAGAGAAATATTCCAATTGTTTGTGCAAAAAGAAGCGTTAGTTGCGTATTTTGCGAGTACTGCAAGGTCTTTGGGCTAGATAAGGAATTTGGATGCAAAGAATAA
- a CDS encoding UDP-N-acetylmuramate--alanine ligase, with product MRFGLLSDIGEITPNIFAKLDRLSRAKIFIALYNSGVESELKIPLSYAKFLNFKEIFDARINFLLREKCLNFKPADRFCLPSNIIINAYLKGDFSKIKFVAKEPKMAAAKMIKMLYASGEFEFCIDAAQMFCQFVYDKIRLRHQDKDVVLNGGVISVKKDGKNLLSVMPSFKKVSFDDMRNLNDDIDRAVGVLGHECEMVYIVFPRNEEFRRHVEVRHCYARGLIKLVPYTIISKIF from the coding sequence ATGAGATTCGGGCTTTTATCAGATATTGGCGAAATAACTCCAAATATTTTTGCAAAGCTTGATAGGCTTTCACGTGCAAAAATTTTTATTGCACTTTATAATTCTGGTGTAGAAAGTGAGCTAAAAATACCACTTTCTTACGCTAAATTTCTAAATTTCAAAGAAATTTTTGATGCTAGGATAAATTTCCTACTTCGTGAGAAATGTCTAAATTTTAAGCCAGCAGATCGCTTTTGTCTTCCCTCAAATATCATCATAAATGCTTATTTAAAAGGTGATTTTTCAAAGATAAAATTTGTAGCAAAAGAGCCAAAAATGGCAGCTGCAAAGATGATAAAAATGCTTTATGCAAGTGGAGAATTTGAGTTTTGCATCGATGCGGCACAGATGTTTTGTCAATTTGTTTATGATAAAATACGCCTCCGTCATCAAGACAAAGATGTCGTGCTAAATGGCGGTGTCATTTCAGTCAAAAAAGATGGTAAAAATTTGCTCAGCGTCATGCCAAGCTTTAAAAAAGTAAGCTTTGATGATATGAGAAATTTAAACGACGATATAGATAGAGCTGTCGGTGTGCTTGGTCACGAGTGCGAGATGGTTTATATTGTTTTTCCTAGAAATGAGGAATTTAGGCGACACGTTGAGGTTAGGCACTGTTATGCGAGAGGCTTGATCAAGCTTGTGCCTTATACGATTATTAGTAAAATTTTTTAA
- the fldA gene encoding flavodoxin FldA has product MIGIVYGSSMGNTEDAAKLISEGLGLENELLNVADVDAAKLNSFDKLILGTSTWGSGDLQDDWDAFDFKALNLSGKTVAVFGMGDSESYSDEYCNGMAKLYDEVVKAGAKVVGEVSTDGYTFDGSDAARNGKFVGLALDADNQSDKTEGRISAWIEQIKPHFA; this is encoded by the coding sequence ATGATAGGTATAGTTTATGGAAGCAGCATGGGAAATACCGAAGATGCAGCGAAACTTATAAGTGAGGGTCTAGGCCTTGAAAATGAGCTTTTAAACGTTGCTGACGTAGATGCAGCGAAACTAAATAGCTTTGATAAGCTCATCCTTGGTACATCAACCTGGGGCAGTGGTGATCTTCAAGATGACTGGGATGCGTTTGACTTTAAAGCGTTAAATCTAAGCGGAAAAACAGTCGCTGTTTTTGGCATGGGTGATAGCGAGAGCTACTCTGATGAGTACTGTAACGGTATGGCAAAGCTTTATGATGAGGTCGTAAAAGCTGGTGCAAAGGTAGTTGGTGAGGTTAGCACTGATGGATATACATTTGATGGCTCTGATGCTGCAAGAAATGGAAAATTTGTAGGTCTAGCACTTGATGCTGATAACCAAAGTGACAAAACTGAGGGTAGAATTTCAGCTTGGATCGAGCAGATAAAACCTCACTTTGCTTAA
- a CDS encoding amino acid ABC transporter ATP-binding protein, with the protein MAINFKNISKSYGDHLVLDNINTSFKEGQTTVIVGSSGCGKSTLLRCINLLEIPQSGTLEVDDRSVNFKEKLSSKELLEIRKKTGMVFQSFNLFPHLTALQNVTEAPIYVQKKDKNEAVKEAKELLAKVGLSHKEDTYPNRLSGGQAQRVAIARALAVNPYFLLLDEPTSALDPELEAEVLKVILSLAKEKKSMIIVTHNMNFARKIADRILFLDKGVIAFDGLVDEFFNSQNERIKSFISAMNI; encoded by the coding sequence ATGGCTATAAATTTTAAAAATATAAGCAAATCTTACGGCGATCATTTGGTGCTAGATAACATAAATACAAGCTTTAAAGAGGGGCAAACGACCGTGATAGTTGGCTCATCTGGTTGTGGCAAATCAACGCTTCTTAGATGCATAAATTTACTTGAGATCCCACAAAGTGGCACTTTAGAGGTAGATGATAGGAGTGTAAATTTTAAAGAGAAGCTAAGCTCAAAAGAGCTTTTAGAAATTCGTAAAAAAACAGGCATGGTCTTTCAAAGTTTCAACCTCTTCCCGCACCTAACAGCGCTTCAAAATGTTACCGAAGCTCCGATCTACGTTCAAAAAAAGGATAAAAACGAAGCGGTAAAAGAGGCAAAAGAGCTTTTAGCTAAAGTGGGGCTTAGCCACAAAGAAGATACCTATCCAAACAGGCTCTCAGGCGGACAAGCACAGCGTGTAGCCATCGCTAGAGCCCTAGCTGTAAATCCATACTTTCTACTACTCGACGAGCCTACAAGCGCGCTTGATCCAGAGCTTGAGGCTGAAGTTTTAAAGGTCATCTTATCTCTTGCAAAAGAGAAAAAGTCTATGATCATTGTCACTCATAATATGAATTTTGCTAGAAAGATAGCTGATAGAATTTTATTTTTAGATAAAGGTGTGATCGCATTTGATGGCTTGGTAGATGAGTTTTTCAATAGCCAGAATGAAAGAATAAAAAGCTTTATCTCGGCTATGAATATATGA
- a CDS encoding amino acid ABC transporter permease produces the protein MENLDRVIELVSSSTLPMIIALLKVTIPLTLLSFSLGLVIAIITAVARLSNIKILKFIFATYVWIFRGTPLLVQLFIVFYGLPSIGITLYTWSAATIAFSLNVGAYASESVRAAILSVPKGQWEAAISLGITHYQILKRIIAPQAVRISLPPLSNTFIGLVKDTSLAASITMVDMFMVAQRIAARTFEPLILYILAALIYLVVCTLLTYLQSRLEKAVSRYV, from the coding sequence ATGGAAAATTTAGATAGAGTGATCGAGCTTGTTTCAAGCTCGACGCTACCGATGATCATCGCACTTTTAAAAGTGACGATCCCACTTACTTTGCTCTCGTTTTCGCTAGGGCTTGTCATCGCCATTATCACAGCAGTAGCAAGGCTTTCAAATATAAAAATTTTAAAATTTATATTTGCCACCTATGTTTGGATATTTCGCGGTACACCGCTTCTTGTGCAACTTTTCATCGTATTTTACGGACTTCCTAGCATCGGTATCACGCTTTATACTTGGAGTGCGGCCACTATCGCATTTAGCCTAAACGTGGGCGCTTACGCCTCTGAGTCTGTAAGGGCTGCCATACTTTCTGTGCCAAAAGGTCAGTGGGAGGCAGCCATATCGCTTGGCATAACACACTATCAAATTTTAAAGCGCATCATCGCACCTCAAGCAGTGAGGATCTCGCTGCCACCGCTTTCAAACACATTTATAGGCCTTGTTAAAGACACTTCACTAGCAGCTTCTATAACGATGGTAGATATGTTTATGGTCGCTCAAAGGATCGCGGCAAGGACCTTTGAGCCACTCATCCTCTACATCCTAGCAGCACTCATCTATCTAGTGGTTTGCACACTTTTAACCTATCTTCAATCAAGGCTTGAAAAAGCTGTCTCAAGGTATGTCTAA
- a CDS encoding amino acid ABC transporter substrate-binding protein: protein MKFTNLLKVVAVLAMALNLQAKTIKDGVLTVATEGTYAPFTFYNDKNELVGYDVDIARAVAQKLNLKVEFLTAPWDAMLAAFDAGKADVVFNQVSITDERKKKYAFSVPYTVTFGAIITRKDNNDIKSFADLKGKKDADSATSNWAKVAVKYGAEHVVTDSFAKSMELLISRRVDAVVRDNIVFYDFIKERPDAPVKIAASLDEKDYTAAAVKKDNAELAEQISNALTELSKEGKLEAISKSYFGKDVSK, encoded by the coding sequence ATGAAATTTACAAATTTATTAAAAGTAGTAGCAGTGCTTGCAATGGCTCTAAATTTGCAAGCAAAAACTATAAAAGATGGAGTGCTAACAGTAGCAACAGAAGGCACTTACGCGCCTTTTACATTTTATAATGACAAAAATGAGCTAGTAGGATACGACGTAGATATCGCAAGAGCTGTAGCACAAAAGTTAAATTTAAAAGTTGAGTTTCTAACAGCTCCATGGGATGCGATGTTAGCAGCATTTGACGCTGGCAAGGCTGATGTTGTATTTAATCAAGTAAGCATAACTGATGAGAGAAAGAAAAAATATGCTTTTTCAGTGCCTTATACTGTGACATTTGGCGCTATCATCACTAGAAAAGACAATAACGACATCAAAAGTTTTGCTGATCTAAAAGGCAAAAAAGATGCCGACTCAGCAACTAGCAACTGGGCGAAAGTCGCCGTAAAATACGGTGCTGAGCACGTCGTAACAGATAGTTTTGCTAAAAGCATGGAGCTTCTTATATCAAGACGTGTAGATGCTGTTGTAAGAGATAACATCGTATTTTACGACTTCATAAAAGAGCGTCCAGACGCACCTGTAAAGATAGCCGCCTCACTTGATGAGAAAGACTACACAGCAGCAGCTGTTAAAAAGGACAACGCCGAGCTTGCAGAGCAAATTTCAAATGCTTTAACTGAACTTTCAAAAGAAGGCAAACTAGAAGCTATCTCAAAAAGCTACTTTGGCAAAGACGTCTCAAAATAA
- a CDS encoding amino acid ABC transporter substrate-binding protein, which yields MNFKPIFGLIAGAFLALNLNASTIKKGELIVATEGTYSPYSFYDEKGELVGYDVDIARAVAQKLNLKVEFLTAPWDAMLAAFDAGKADVVFNQVSINEDRKKKYGMSVPYTMPYPVIVVHKDNNDIKSFADLKGKKSVHSATSNWAAIAEKNGATVVVADGFSKGVELIISKRADDTINDNVTFYDYIKQRPNAPLKIAYTSNEPMPTAAIVKKGNTELLEAINKALDELKAEGKISEISMKYFGKDISK from the coding sequence ATGAATTTTAAGCCCATTTTTGGCTTGATCGCAGGTGCTTTTTTAGCTTTAAATTTAAATGCTTCAACTATCAAAAAAGGCGAACTTATCGTCGCAACTGAAGGTACTTACTCACCTTACTCATTTTACGATGAAAAGGGCGAGCTAGTAGGATATGACGTAGATATCGCAAGAGCCGTAGCGCAAAAGCTAAATTTAAAAGTTGAGTTTCTAACAGCTCCTTGGGATGCGATGCTTGCGGCTTTTGATGCTGGTAAAGCCGATGTTGTGTTTAACCAAGTAAGTATAAACGAGGATAGAAAGAAAAAGTATGGTATGAGCGTGCCTTACACTATGCCATATCCGGTAATTGTCGTGCATAAAGACAATAACGACATCAAAAGTTTTGCTGATCTAAAGGGCAAAAAGAGTGTGCACTCTGCTACTAGCAACTGGGCAGCAATAGCCGAGAAAAATGGCGCAACAGTGGTCGTAGCTGATGGCTTTAGCAAAGGCGTGGAGCTTATCATCTCAAAAAGAGCTGATGATACGATAAACGATAACGTCACTTTTTATGACTATATCAAACAACGCCCAAATGCGCCACTAAAAATCGCATACACAAGCAACGAGCCGATGCCAACAGCTGCAATCGTTAAAAAAGGCAATACTGAGCTACTAGAAGCGATAAACAAAGCACTTGATGAGCTAAAAGCCGAAGGTAAGATAAGCGAAATTTCGATGAAATATTTTGGAAAAGATATATCAAAATAA
- a CDS encoding acyl-[ACP]--phospholipid O-acyltransferase, whose protein sequence is MMSLLKVAGFLPYLAIAFLNASVDLAHKITIQNVLLKTYDGDILFILTAVINAMILLPFIFLFSPSSFINDKFSKTKVIRICAIFGLVISVAVLFSYLAGAFGVAFALTLILAAQSAIYSPAKYGIIKALVGPERLGTANGIIQALTIVAILFSSFLFSFIFENLYIQGENSEEILKSVYPIGVFLVVFSALEAYFAYKLPCIDEKDETSENFDIKKYIRLSYLRENLKEVRSDKNIWLSIAGLSIFWGISQIIIAAFPAHYKAVFNDDSSLAVQAILAASAIGIAFGSYVAGSMSKLHIELGIVPMGAMGIFFSLLFFAFGSNIGVVSLSSFAFGFFGGIFIVPLNAMIQYFAPQKTTGKIMAANNFLQNVSMLLFLAIGIGLVYFEISTTGLFVFTALVCLIGSFYAILQLPHLFTRLLLLPFLKTKYRFFVEGLQNLPQSGGALLLGNHISWIDWLVLQAASPRGIRFVMYRTIYNKWYLKQIFKFFKVIPIGAGASKESIELVRECLKNGEVVALFPEGHISYNGQINEFQKGFELIIRDLEEICIVPFYLRGLWGSSFSRASKFYKDLTSKNGRRDIIVAFGKPINTFINAAKMKQKVLELSFSSWESFISRQKPLTEEWLSNAKEDKFKECVSDSTGLNLSNLKFITAVLVFIKIFKRELKDEKNIGILLPSSSIAAIVNMALLAMGKVSVNLNYTLNETSLNHALRKANINTVITSSKFLEKLALKGFDLKDAMSGKAKFAEDLSASVSKREKFLALLTAFFAPTWLIKLCYFRPVSLEDTATILFSSGSEGEPKGIELSHKNLLANIKQISELLNFKKDDVILNSLPVFHSFGLTVTTLMPLCEGIKMVSVPDPTDGATIGKMAARHSASIIFGTSTFFRLYTRNKKLHPLMFQSARMVVAGAEKLKPEIKDEFRLKFGIEIYEGYGATETAPVAAVNMPNILEKESLKELTFNRPGSVGMPLPGTIIKIIDPETLEELETAEDGLIVIGGSQVMKGYLNDEAKTNEVITHIDGVRYYKTGDKGHIDENGFVFIVDRYSRFAKIGGEMISLGSVEEELTKVLGNDVVFSSANVPDSKKGEAIALLVKSGTEPENIEQILKESSLAPIMMPSYIFIVDDIPTLASGKVDFKGVKALAVSLLAE, encoded by the coding sequence ATGATGAGTTTATTAAAAGTTGCTGGCTTTTTGCCCTACCTTGCGATCGCATTTTTAAATGCAAGCGTCGATCTAGCACACAAAATAACCATACAAAACGTTCTTTTAAAAACATACGATGGCGATATACTTTTTATCCTAACAGCCGTCATAAACGCAATGATCTTGCTTCCATTTATATTTTTATTTTCGCCTTCAAGCTTTATAAATGATAAATTCTCAAAGACAAAAGTCATAAGAATTTGTGCTATTTTTGGCCTTGTCATTAGTGTCGCGGTACTTTTTAGCTATCTTGCAGGTGCTTTTGGCGTAGCCTTTGCTTTAACGCTCATACTAGCTGCTCAAAGTGCGATCTACTCACCAGCAAAATACGGCATCATCAAAGCCCTAGTCGGTCCTGAGCGCCTTGGCACAGCAAACGGCATCATCCAAGCGCTCACCATCGTTGCGATACTTTTTAGCTCATTTTTGTTTTCATTTATATTTGAAAATTTATACATCCAAGGCGAAAACTCAGAAGAGATCTTAAAAAGCGTCTATCCTATTGGCGTCTTTTTAGTCGTATTTAGCGCACTTGAAGCGTATTTTGCTTATAAGTTACCTTGCATCGATGAAAAAGACGAAACAAGCGAAAATTTTGATATTAAAAAATATATTCGCCTTAGCTATTTAAGAGAAAATTTAAAAGAAGTGAGATCAGATAAAAATATTTGGCTCAGTATCGCTGGGCTTAGTATATTTTGGGGAATTTCTCAGATCATCATCGCAGCTTTCCCAGCTCATTACAAAGCCGTTTTTAACGACGACAGCTCGCTAGCGGTACAAGCGATCCTAGCAGCAAGCGCCATAGGTATCGCATTTGGCTCATATGTGGCTGGCTCTATGTCAAAGCTACATATCGAGCTTGGTATCGTGCCAATGGGTGCTATGGGTATATTTTTCTCGCTTTTATTTTTCGCATTTGGCTCAAATATCGGCGTAGTGAGCCTTAGCTCATTTGCATTTGGCTTTTTTGGAGGCATATTTATAGTGCCACTAAATGCAATGATCCAGTACTTTGCCCCGCAAAAAACGACCGGCAAGATAATGGCAGCAAACAACTTCTTGCAAAACGTCTCAATGCTGCTATTTCTAGCCATTGGTATAGGCTTAGTATATTTTGAAATTTCAACAACTGGGCTTTTTGTCTTTACAGCGCTTGTTTGCCTCATCGGTAGTTTTTACGCCATTTTGCAGCTTCCACACCTTTTTACAAGGCTACTTTTACTGCCATTTTTAAAGACAAAATACCGCTTTTTTGTAGAGGGCCTGCAAAATTTACCACAAAGTGGCGGCGCGCTACTTCTTGGCAACCACATCAGCTGGATAGACTGGCTCGTGCTTCAGGCAGCCAGCCCAAGAGGTATAAGATTTGTCATGTATAGAACGATCTATAACAAATGGTATCTAAAGCAAATTTTTAAATTTTTCAAAGTGATCCCGATAGGTGCAGGGGCGAGCAAAGAGTCGATCGAGCTTGTGCGTGAGTGCCTAAAAAATGGCGAAGTGGTCGCACTTTTCCCAGAGGGGCACATCAGCTATAACGGCCAAATCAACGAATTTCAAAAGGGCTTTGAGCTCATCATCAGAGATCTAGAAGAAATTTGCATAGTGCCATTTTATCTTCGTGGCCTTTGGGGCTCGAGCTTTTCAAGAGCTAGTAAATTTTATAAAGACCTCACTTCTAAAAACGGCAGACGCGACATCATCGTCGCCTTTGGCAAGCCAATAAACACATTTATAAACGCTGCAAAGATGAAGCAAAAGGTGCTTGAGCTTAGCTTTTCATCATGGGAGAGCTTTATCTCAAGGCAAAAACCACTAACCGAGGAGTGGCTAAGCAACGCAAAAGAGGATAAATTTAAAGAGTGCGTGAGCGATAGCACAGGGCTAAATTTAAGCAACTTGAAATTTATAACAGCCGTTTTAGTCTTTATCAAAATTTTTAAACGCGAGCTAAAAGATGAGAAAAATATAGGCATTTTATTACCTAGCTCAAGTATCGCAGCGATAGTAAATATGGCGCTTCTTGCCATGGGCAAAGTAAGCGTAAATTTAAACTACACACTTAATGAAACCTCGCTAAATCACGCCCTAAGAAAGGCAAATATAAACACAGTTATCACATCTAGCAAATTTCTTGAGAAGCTAGCACTTAAGGGCTTTGATCTAAAAGATGCGATGAGTGGCAAGGCTAAATTTGCAGAAGATCTCTCAGCCAGCGTCTCAAAAAGAGAGAAATTTTTAGCGCTTTTAACTGCATTTTTTGCCCCAACTTGGCTCATTAAGCTTTGCTATTTTAGGCCAGTGAGCTTAGAGGATACGGCTACTATTTTATTTAGTAGCGGCAGCGAAGGCGAGCCAAAAGGTATCGAGCTAAGCCATAAAAATTTACTTGCAAACATTAAGCAAATAAGCGAGCTTCTAAATTTCAAAAAAGATGATGTGATCTTAAACTCACTCCCTGTATTTCACTCATTTGGACTAACAGTCACCACACTCATGCCGCTTTGCGAGGGCATAAAAATGGTAAGCGTGCCTGATCCAACAGATGGAGCGACTATCGGCAAAATGGCTGCAAGACACAGCGCTAGCATCATCTTTGGTACCTCGACCTTTTTTAGGCTCTACACCAGAAACAAAAAGCTTCATCCACTGATGTTTCAAAGTGCCAGAATGGTCGTAGCTGGGGCTGAGAAGCTAAAGCCTGAGATAAAAGACGAGTTTAGGCTAAAATTTGGCATAGAAATTTATGAAGGTTATGGCGCGACAGAAACAGCGCCAGTAGCTGCTGTAAATATGCCAAATATCCTAGAAAAAGAGAGCTTAAAGGAGCTTACATTTAATAGACCTGGTAGCGTTGGTATGCCTCTGCCTGGCACTATCATAAAAATAATCGACCCAGAGACACTTGAAGAGCTTGAAACTGCCGAGGACGGACTAATAGTCATCGGCGGATCGCAAGTTATGAAGGGCTATCTAAACGACGAGGCCAAAACAAACGAAGTCATCACGCACATTGACGGCGTAAGATACTATAAAACTGGCGATAAAGGCCACATAGATGAAAACGGCTTTGTATTTATTGTCGATAGGTATTCAAGATTTGCCAAAATAGGCGGCGAGATGATAAGCCTTGGAAGCGTTGAAGAAGAGCTTACAAAGGTACTTGGAAACGACGTTGTCTTTAGTAGTGCAAATGTACCAGATAGCAAAAAGGGTGAAGCGATAGCACTTTTAGTAAAAAGTGGCACAGAGCCTGAAAATATCGAGCAAATTTTAAAAGAGAGTAGCCTAGCTCCTATAATGATGCCAAGCTATATCTTCATCGTTGATGATATACCAACGCTTGCAAGCGGCAAGGTTGATTTTAAGGGCGTAAAAGCTCTAGCGGTCTCACTTCTAGCGGAGTGA